From the Candidatus Nanopelagicales bacterium genome, one window contains:
- a CDS encoding PLP-dependent aminotransferase family protein, which produces MSSSRLDPWVDSYAQRTNGMQASEIRALFAVASRPEVVSLAGGMPFVQALDMEMMAETVSKLLLERGAVALQYGSGQGDVVLREQILDVMAEVKVTAHPDDIIVTTGSQMALDLVTRVFCNPGDVVLVEAPSYVGALGVFRAYECDVVHVPMNDEGLNPTALCEAIARVRAEGKTVKMIYTIPSFHNPAGITQSQVRRAEILGIAKSAGILLLEDDPYGLLGFEGEPPAAIRSLDEEGVIYLGSFSKTIASGLRVGWAVAPHGVREKLVLAAESAVLCPSNYSQLTISQYLATQPWREQIKTYQELYRERRDALLDSLEQLMPAGTTWTKPAGGFYSWVTLPEGLDSKAMLPRAVSQLVAYVPGTGFYVNGDGRSNMRLSYCYPDPERIREGVRRLASVIEGELEIAHTFGTSSVLRKSDGADFPAPDLA; this is translated from the coding sequence ATGAGCAGCTCCCGACTTGATCCCTGGGTGGATTCATACGCCCAGCGCACCAATGGGATGCAGGCCTCAGAAATCCGAGCCCTTTTCGCGGTGGCTTCCCGCCCCGAGGTGGTTTCCCTGGCTGGTGGCATGCCGTTCGTGCAGGCCCTCGATATGGAAATGATGGCCGAGACCGTTTCCAAGCTGCTCCTAGAGCGCGGGGCAGTCGCACTCCAATACGGCTCTGGCCAGGGCGATGTGGTGCTTCGCGAGCAGATTCTTGATGTGATGGCCGAAGTGAAGGTCACTGCTCATCCCGATGACATCATCGTGACCACTGGTTCACAGATGGCTTTGGATCTGGTCACTCGCGTCTTTTGTAATCCCGGTGATGTGGTGCTCGTGGAAGCTCCGTCATATGTGGGTGCCCTTGGTGTCTTCCGTGCCTATGAGTGCGATGTCGTGCATGTGCCGATGAATGACGAAGGTTTGAATCCGACAGCGCTTTGTGAAGCCATCGCTCGCGTGCGAGCTGAGGGCAAGACCGTGAAGATGATCTACACGATCCCTTCTTTCCATAACCCTGCTGGCATTACTCAGTCACAGGTTCGTCGTGCTGAAATTTTGGGCATCGCCAAGAGCGCTGGAATTTTGTTGCTTGAAGACGATCCCTACGGCCTACTCGGGTTTGAAGGCGAACCTCCCGCCGCTATTCGGTCCCTTGATGAAGAAGGCGTGATTTATCTCGGCTCCTTCTCCAAGACCATCGCATCTGGTTTGCGGGTGGGCTGGGCTGTTGCTCCGCATGGTGTGCGCGAGAAATTAGTGCTCGCTGCTGAATCAGCCGTGTTGTGTCCGTCGAACTACAGCCAACTCACCATCTCGCAATATTTGGCCACGCAACCATGGCGCGAACAAATTAAGACGTATCAAGAGCTCTACCGCGAGCGTCGGGATGCATTGCTGGATTCTCTTGAGCAACTCATGCCTGCTGGAACAACATGGACCAAGCCTGCTGGTGGTTTCTATAGTTGGGTCACCTTGCCTGAGGGCCTTGATTCCAAAGCGATGTTGCCACGAGCCGTTTCGCAACTTGTTGCATACGTTCCAGGCACTGGTTTTTATGTCAATGGTGATGGGCGTTCAAATATGCGACTTTCATACTGCTATCCCGACCCTGAACGTATTCGTGAAGGTGTACGGCGATTGGCAAGTGTTATCGAAGGTGAACTTGAAATCGCCCATACCTTCGGCACCAGCAGTGTCTTGCGCAAGAGTGACGGCGCTGACTTCCCCGCTCCAGATCTCGCGTAG
- the dnaN gene encoding DNA polymerase III subunit beta: MKIRVERDTLADAVAWAARTLPSRPSLPVLAGLVLTAEGDSLTLSSFDYEVSARVAISADIEVPGTTLVSGRLLADIARSLPGAPVTLVSEGTRIVISCGRSSFTLPTLPVEDYPQLPAMPQSSGEINAAVFAEAVAQVAIAAGKDDTLPTLTGIRMEIEGQSITLAATDRYRLAVRNFTWSPATSSISTQALIPARTLAETAKALANAEGVTLALAQAGEGLIGFEGNGRRTTTRLLDGEFPKYRSLLPSESTGLATIEIAALADAVKRVALVAERNTPVRLAFEGSEVILRAGAGEDAQANEAVESVLEGDDIEIAFNPTYLLDGLAALDAPYVRMSFTQSTRPAVLTGAADPSSELRDDYRYLLMPVRLTG, encoded by the coding sequence GTGAAGATTCGAGTTGAACGCGACACTCTCGCTGATGCAGTGGCTTGGGCTGCGCGCACCCTTCCATCACGTCCCTCACTGCCTGTCCTGGCTGGCTTAGTCCTCACCGCCGAAGGTGACAGCCTCACCTTGAGTAGCTTCGATTACGAAGTCTCAGCTCGAGTAGCCATCAGTGCCGACATTGAAGTGCCTGGAACAACCTTGGTCTCTGGTCGACTCCTTGCAGATATCGCTCGCTCACTCCCAGGTGCACCTGTCACCTTGGTCAGTGAAGGAACTCGCATTGTTATTTCGTGTGGACGTTCATCTTTCACTCTTCCTACGCTGCCTGTTGAGGATTACCCACAACTACCAGCAATGCCACAAAGTTCGGGTGAAATTAACGCGGCCGTATTTGCGGAAGCTGTTGCTCAGGTTGCAATCGCTGCAGGTAAAGATGACACATTGCCAACCTTGACCGGCATTCGTATGGAAATTGAAGGTCAATCAATCACATTGGCTGCAACAGATCGTTATCGCTTAGCTGTTCGTAACTTCACGTGGTCACCAGCGACATCTTCAATTTCAACGCAGGCACTCATTCCAGCGCGAACACTTGCTGAAACTGCAAAGGCGTTAGCAAATGCAGAAGGTGTCACGTTGGCCTTGGCACAAGCAGGTGAAGGTCTTATTGGTTTTGAAGGCAATGGTCGTCGAACCACTACGCGTCTTCTTGATGGTGAATTTCCTAAGTACCGTTCACTTCTTCCAAGTGAATCAACGGGATTAGCAACCATTGAAATTGCTGCCCTAGCTGATGCAGTCAAACGCGTGGCCTTGGTTGCTGAGCGCAACACTCCTGTGCGTCTTGCCTTTGAAGGTTCGGAAGTAATTTTGCGTGCAGGCGCGGGTGAAGATGCGCAAGCAAATGAAGCTGTTGAATCAGTACTTGAAGGTGACGACATTGAAATTGCCTTCAACCCGACGTATCTACTCGATGGTCTCGCTGCGCTTGATGCTCCATACGTTCGTATGTCGTTCACACAATCAACACGCCCTGCAGTTCTTACCGGCGCAGCGGATCCATCATCAGAACTTCGCGATGATTATCGCTACTTGTTGATGCCTGTTCGCTTGACTGGCTGA
- a CDS encoding ParA family protein produces the protein MTRIITIANQKGGVGKTTSTVNIAAALAIGGARVVVIDMDPQGNASTALGADHREGVPGIYEVLIGDAAIADVIQDCPDIPLLRCVPATIDLAGAEIELVSQVAREYRLTRALDAYIAECAADGEPVDYFLLDCPPSLGLLTLNGLVAAREVLLPIQCEYYALEGLSQLLRTIEMVKTHLNPQLEVSAILLTMYDGRTRLAAQVAEEVRTHFGKRVLGTVIPRNVRVSEAPSYAQTVLTYDPSSPGALTYRQAAEELASISPQTYPQ, from the coding sequence ATGACCCGCATCATCACGATCGCCAACCAAAAAGGTGGCGTAGGTAAAACCACCAGCACAGTCAACATCGCAGCAGCCCTGGCCATCGGGGGAGCTCGCGTGGTGGTGATCGATATGGACCCACAAGGCAACGCCTCGACTGCCCTTGGTGCTGACCATCGCGAGGGTGTTCCTGGGATCTATGAGGTGCTCATAGGCGATGCCGCGATTGCTGATGTGATCCAAGACTGCCCAGATATCCCCTTGTTGCGTTGTGTTCCCGCCACAATTGACTTGGCTGGAGCTGAAATCGAGCTGGTCTCTCAGGTTGCTCGTGAGTATCGCCTCACCCGGGCTCTGGATGCCTACATCGCCGAATGTGCCGCCGATGGTGAGCCAGTGGACTACTTCCTCCTTGATTGCCCACCATCACTTGGCTTGTTGACCCTGAACGGCTTGGTGGCAGCACGTGAGGTATTGCTGCCCATCCAGTGTGAGTACTACGCATTAGAAGGACTTTCGCAGCTGCTGCGCACAATTGAGATGGTCAAAACCCACCTCAATCCACAACTGGAAGTCTCAGCAATTTTGTTGACCATGTACGACGGACGCACCCGCTTGGCAGCTCAAGTAGCCGAGGAAGTACGCACCCATTTTGGCAAGCGCGTATTGGGAACCGTGATCCCACGCAATGTGCGGGTCAGCGAGGCACCAAGTTATGCACAGACGGTGCTGACCTACGACCCTTCATCGCCGGGTGCCCTCACATATCGCCAAGCAGCTGAAGAGCTCGCAAGTATTTCTCCACAGACTTATCCACAGTAA
- a CDS encoding ParB/RepB/Spo0J family partition protein, which translates to MSETPKRGLGKGLGALIPTAAAPTALSDSAHVAKASAAPIPQPQVESVHGLSYAELDINAIVPNPRQPRTIFDEEALAELVHSIKEIGLLQPIVVRPAGSGYELIAGERRLRSSKLAGLTVIPAIIRETDDDALLRDALLENLHRANLNPLEEAAAYQQLLEDFGCTQEELATRIGRSRPQVSNTLRLLKLPSDVQKRVAAGVISAGHARALLGLDDPTAMQKLADRIVKEGLSVRSVEEIILVTKGDSQAKKKSRTSVTASSDLLELVAGRLEDALDTRVTIAGLKSKNSRGKITIEVADLDDLRRIADAIDPN; encoded by the coding sequence ATGAGCGAGACTCCGAAGCGAGGCTTGGGCAAGGGCCTGGGCGCCCTGATTCCGACTGCTGCTGCGCCCACCGCTCTTTCAGACTCAGCCCATGTGGCGAAAGCCAGCGCTGCCCCGATCCCTCAACCTCAGGTTGAGAGTGTGCATGGTCTTTCCTATGCCGAACTCGACATCAATGCGATCGTTCCCAACCCTCGCCAACCACGAACCATCTTCGATGAAGAAGCGCTTGCTGAGTTAGTGCATTCGATTAAAGAAATCGGCTTGCTGCAGCCGATTGTGGTGCGGCCAGCAGGTAGCGGTTATGAACTCATTGCAGGTGAACGTCGACTGCGCTCAAGCAAGCTTGCAGGACTCACCGTCATCCCAGCCATCATTCGTGAAACTGATGATGATGCACTGCTACGCGATGCTCTGTTAGAAAACTTGCATCGTGCAAATCTCAATCCACTTGAAGAAGCTGCTGCCTACCAGCAACTTCTTGAAGACTTTGGTTGCACCCAAGAAGAACTCGCTACGCGTATTGGTCGTTCGCGCCCGCAGGTTTCTAACACCTTGCGCTTGTTGAAATTACCCAGTGATGTGCAAAAGCGTGTAGCCGCAGGGGTTATTAGCGCAGGCCATGCTCGCGCACTATTAGGTCTTGATGATCCAACAGCAATGCAAAAACTCGCCGATCGCATTGTTAAAGAAGGCTTAAGCGTTCGTAGTGTTGAAGAAATCATCCTGGTTACCAAGGGTGATTCACAGGCGAAAAAGAAGTCACGAACATCAGTCACTGCAAGCTCGGATCTGCTGGAACTTGTTGCTGGGCGCCTGGAAGACGCGCTTGATACCCGCGTGACCATTGCAGGATTGAAGTCAAAGAATTCCCGAGGCAAGATCACTATTGAGGTTGCTGATCTTGATGATCTGCGCCGCATTGCTGATGCGATCGATCCCAATTAA
- the yidD gene encoding membrane protein insertion efficiency factor YidD, producing the protein MKSVWRWLVWIWDHTLGFVLKWVLIALIRMYQLTLSKLLMPSCRFHPSCSAYALGCVYEHGAIKGSALSVWRLMRCNPWNGGGLDPVPEHGYWRPAILSNGSPRVGANHEHEN; encoded by the coding sequence ATGAAATCCGTGTGGCGATGGTTGGTGTGGATATGGGACCACACCTTGGGTTTTGTTCTGAAATGGGTGCTGATCGCTCTTATTCGGATGTATCAATTAACCCTGTCAAAACTTTTGATGCCGAGTTGTCGATTTCATCCCAGCTGTTCGGCTTATGCCCTGGGTTGTGTCTACGAACACGGGGCAATCAAGGGAAGCGCCCTGAGCGTGTGGCGCCTCATGCGATGTAATCCATGGAATGGTGGCGGATTAGACCCCGTGCCTGAACACGGCTATTGGCGACCAGCCATACTTTCCAATGGAAGCCCGCGTGTCGGAGCGAACCACGAGCACGAGAACTAA
- the rpmH gene encoding 50S ribosomal protein L34, with the protein MKRTFQPNNRRRAKTHGFRLRMRTRAGRGILAARRTKGRNRLSA; encoded by the coding sequence ATGAAGCGCACCTTCCAGCCGAACAACCGTCGTCGCGCAAAGACGCACGGCTTCCGCCTTCGGATGCGTACGCGTGCTGGTCGTGGAATCCTCGCAGCTCGCCGCACTAAGGGCCGTAACCGCCTTTCCGCGTAA
- a CDS encoding single-stranded DNA-binding protein: MSDVSTEKRSLLEQEGDAAADYLEGLLDIADLDGDIDIDVEGNRAMVSIVEVKSGDLSHLVGDKGEVLDSLQELTRLAAARETGDRSRLMLDVAGHRAQRRADLVEQAKVAIAEAQRTAAPVSMPAMTPFERKIVHDAVADAGLVSGSEGEEPNRRVVIRVS; the protein is encoded by the coding sequence ATGAGTGACGTATCAACCGAAAAGCGCAGCCTGCTCGAACAAGAAGGCGATGCCGCAGCGGATTACCTCGAAGGTCTGCTTGATATCGCTGATCTTGATGGTGACATCGACATTGACGTTGAAGGAAACCGCGCAATGGTCTCCATTGTTGAGGTGAAATCAGGTGATTTGTCCCATTTGGTAGGGGATAAGGGTGAAGTGCTTGATTCACTTCAGGAACTCACGCGCTTAGCTGCCGCCCGGGAAACTGGCGATCGTTCACGCTTGATGCTCGATGTTGCGGGTCACCGCGCTCAGCGGCGCGCAGACCTCGTGGAACAAGCCAAGGTTGCTATTGCCGAAGCGCAACGCACTGCAGCACCTGTGAGCATGCCAGCGATGACGCCATTTGAGCGCAAGATCGTGCACGACGCAGTTGCCGATGCAGGTCTAGTGAGTGGCTCTGAAGGCGAAGAGCCAAACCGCCGCGTGGTTATCCGCGTCAGCTAA
- the yidC gene encoding membrane protein insertase YidC: MFIFDWLKNAVSWVLVQFHGLFSSILDADSGWTWTLSIVGLVVTIRIILIPLFVKQIKSQRNLQLIQPQMKEIQKKYAGDREKQSQEMMKLYKETGTNPLASCLPIILQAPIFFALFSVLNGVSQYNPDDKTYVAPGVFAWDQYANLVPSMHDAQIFGVPLYGTFMGADVTPNASATRILCVVMIILMTATTFLTQRQLIVKNSAPDNPMVKQQKILLYVFPIMFMISGINFPIGVLMYWFTTNLWSMGQQFWVIRNNPQPGTPAFDAKVARENAREVRKGGSSATTTLEVTEVDESATPRVQPKKTSRSQRKSK, from the coding sequence ATGTTCATTTTCGATTGGCTCAAGAACGCCGTCAGTTGGGTTCTTGTCCAGTTTCATGGTCTCTTTAGTTCGATTCTTGATGCCGACAGCGGATGGACCTGGACCCTGTCCATCGTTGGCCTAGTGGTCACGATTCGCATCATCTTGATTCCACTGTTCGTTAAACAAATCAAGTCACAACGCAATCTCCAACTCATCCAGCCACAGATGAAGGAGATTCAAAAGAAGTACGCCGGTGACCGCGAAAAGCAGTCGCAGGAAATGATGAAGCTGTACAAGGAAACGGGAACCAATCCCCTTGCTTCATGTTTACCGATTATTCTTCAGGCACCGATTTTCTTTGCACTCTTCAGTGTGTTAAATGGTGTTTCGCAGTACAACCCAGACGATAAAACCTATGTAGCACCTGGTGTTTTCGCTTGGGATCAGTACGCAAACCTTGTGCCTTCGATGCACGATGCGCAAATTTTTGGTGTGCCGTTGTACGGGACATTTATGGGTGCCGATGTAACACCGAATGCCTCGGCAACACGCATTCTTTGTGTGGTCATGATCATTTTGATGACAGCCACGACCTTCTTGACTCAGCGTCAATTGATCGTCAAGAACAGCGCACCTGATAACCCAATGGTCAAGCAGCAGAAGATCCTTTTGTACGTCTTCCCAATTATGTTCATGATCTCGGGCATCAATTTCCCAATTGGTGTGTTGATGTACTGGTTCACCACCAACCTGTGGTCGATGGGCCAGCAGTTCTGGGTCATCCGCAATAATCCACAACCAGGAACGCCCGCTTTTGACGCCAAAGTCGCACGCGAGAACGCTCGTGAGGTTCGCAAGGGCGGCAGTTCAGCTACCACCACACTTGAAGTCACTGAGGTTGATGAAAGCGCGACTCCACGCGTCCAACCGAAGAAGACTTCACGAAGCCAACGCAAGAGTAAGTAG
- the dnaA gene encoding chromosomal replication initiator protein DnaA: protein MEQTRDLAEVWPEVLANLSEGILTPQQRAFVALTRPLGLMEDTALVAAPNEFTKDVLETRLRPMVIEALTSIMGREIRLAVTVDPTIDPRLDETTDDVADATYAHELPAVNEAPTQTFAESREDRPGMGSPSTRPEEGRLNAKYTFDTFVIGSSNRFAHAAAVAVAEQPARAYNPLFIYGGSGLGKTHLLHAIGHYTRTLYQGTRVRYVSSEEFTNEFINSIRDDKASAFQRRYRDVDVLLVDDIQFLSGKVQTQEEFFHTFNTLHNANKQIVITSDLPPKLLQDFEDRMRSRFEWGLITDVQPPDLETRIAILRKKSMQERLVAPPEVLEYIASKVSSNIRELEGALIRVTAFASLNRQPVDMSITEVVLKDLFPSEAGPEITAAQIMAATATYFGVTVDDLCGSSRSRVLVTARQIAMYLCRELTDLSLPKIGQAFGGRDHTTVMHADRKIRQLMAERRSLFNQVSDLTSRIKSQPRPM from the coding sequence ATGGAACAGACTCGTGACCTGGCAGAAGTGTGGCCAGAGGTCCTCGCGAACCTTTCCGAGGGAATTTTGACCCCACAACAACGTGCCTTTGTTGCTTTGACCCGACCACTGGGATTAATGGAAGACACCGCCTTGGTTGCGGCCCCCAATGAATTCACAAAAGATGTCTTGGAAACCCGTCTTCGCCCGATGGTCATCGAGGCCCTCACCTCAATCATGGGCCGCGAGATCCGATTAGCGGTCACCGTTGATCCCACGATTGACCCTCGGCTAGACGAAACCACCGATGATGTTGCTGACGCGACATACGCCCATGAACTTCCGGCGGTTAACGAAGCCCCTACTCAGACCTTTGCTGAGTCTCGTGAGGATCGTCCAGGTATGGGTTCACCTTCTACCCGACCTGAAGAAGGTCGCCTCAACGCGAAATACACCTTCGACACCTTTGTCATTGGTTCAAGTAACCGATTCGCTCACGCAGCTGCAGTTGCAGTAGCCGAACAGCCAGCTCGCGCCTACAACCCTCTGTTTATTTATGGTGGCTCAGGTCTGGGAAAGACGCACTTACTTCACGCCATTGGTCACTACACCCGAACGCTGTACCAAGGCACTCGCGTTCGTTATGTCTCCTCAGAAGAATTTACCAACGAATTCATCAACAGTATTCGTGACGACAAAGCTTCAGCTTTTCAACGCCGATACCGTGATGTTGACGTGTTGCTCGTCGACGATATTCAGTTCTTAAGTGGAAAAGTCCAGACACAGGAAGAGTTTTTCCACACCTTTAATACGTTGCACAATGCAAATAAACAGATTGTCATCACCTCTGATTTGCCACCAAAGTTGTTACAGGACTTCGAAGATCGCATGCGTTCGCGTTTCGAATGGGGCCTGATCACTGACGTTCAGCCACCCGATCTCGAAACTCGTATTGCCATCCTTCGTAAGAAGAGCATGCAAGAGCGTTTGGTTGCTCCCCCTGAGGTTCTTGAATACATCGCTTCAAAGGTCTCCAGCAATATTCGTGAACTTGAGGGTGCACTTATTCGCGTCACCGCTTTTGCTTCTTTGAATCGTCAGCCAGTTGATATGTCTATTACTGAAGTGGTGCTCAAGGATCTTTTCCCATCAGAGGCCGGCCCTGAAATCACCGCGGCTCAGATCATGGCTGCCACAGCAACCTATTTTGGTGTCACCGTTGACGACCTATGTGGCTCAAGTCGATCCCGTGTGTTGGTTACCGCTCGCCAGATAGCGATGTATCTGTGTCGTGAACTCACTGATTTATCGCTACCGAAAATTGGTCAGGCCTTTGGAGGCCGCGACCACACCACAGTGATGCACGCCGACCGAAAGATCCGCCAACTTATGGCCGAGCGTCGAAGTTTGTTCAATCAGGTTTCTGATCTCACCAGCAGAATTAAGTCCCAGCCGCGGCCGATGTAA
- a CDS encoding D-alanine--D-alanine ligase: MSSFLVLSGGLSPERDVSLRSGRRIAEALRSVTDAEVIEADVDSSLIEILHRHRPDCVIPVLHGAAGEDGALRDVLTSLSLSYVGATGSAARLAFDKPIAKTLIANQGVATPAVFALPHATFRELGAAALLDGIRENLGLPIMVKPTSGGSALGCSVVRAADDFPHAMVGAFAYSEFAMMEQYIKGTEVAISVLETSDGITALPAIEIVPQSGIYDYNARYTAGTTEFFVPARLTPEIAEECARIAVLAHQILGLRDWSRTDLIVDESGTPWFLETNAAPGLTETSLYPQALAAAGLNLGEVTKALVERAISRG, translated from the coding sequence ATGTCATCGTTCCTCGTGCTCTCCGGCGGACTCTCCCCTGAACGTGATGTGTCATTGCGATCTGGTCGCCGTATCGCTGAAGCCTTGCGTTCGGTCACGGACGCGGAAGTGATTGAAGCTGACGTTGATTCATCACTCATTGAGATTTTGCATCGTCATCGCCCAGACTGTGTCATTCCAGTGCTTCATGGTGCAGCCGGTGAAGATGGTGCGCTGCGTGATGTGTTGACCTCATTGAGCCTGTCTTATGTCGGGGCCACGGGTTCGGCGGCACGATTGGCATTCGATAAGCCAATTGCAAAGACCTTGATTGCAAACCAAGGCGTTGCAACTCCGGCCGTGTTCGCATTGCCACACGCGACCTTCCGCGAGCTCGGTGCTGCAGCCCTCCTCGATGGCATTCGTGAAAATCTTGGATTACCCATCATGGTGAAACCCACATCTGGTGGATCAGCACTTGGATGTTCCGTCGTGCGTGCTGCTGATGATTTCCCACACGCCATGGTTGGCGCTTTTGCCTACAGCGAATTCGCCATGATGGAGCAATACATCAAGGGCACTGAAGTTGCGATCAGTGTGTTGGAAACCAGCGATGGCATCACCGCGCTTCCTGCAATTGAGATTGTTCCGCAGTCAGGTATTTACGATTACAACGCTCGCTATACCGCTGGTACCACTGAGTTTTTCGTGCCTGCTCGTCTGACTCCAGAAATTGCCGAAGAGTGCGCACGCATTGCTGTACTCGCCCACCAAATACTTGGATTGCGGGACTGGTCACGTACCGATCTCATCGTTGATGAATCAGGAACTCCTTGGTTCCTGGAAACCAATGCGGCACCTGGTCTTACTGAAACGAGCCTGTACCCGCAAGCCCTTGCAGCTGCTGGGCTCAATCTCGGTGAAGTCACCAAGGCGTTGGTTGAACGCGCAATTTCGCGGGGATAG
- the rsmG gene encoding 16S rRNA (guanine(527)-N(7))-methyltransferase RsmG — protein sequence MKHPDLPAWLEPQAELLQRYADILASDGVDHGLIGPREVPRLWSRHLLNSAVVVDPSAELVPLNATVADVGSGAGLPGLVWALARPDLHVTLIEPLLRRANFLTQAVENLGVGDRVTVLRGRGEAVKAVWGTFDVVTARAVAPLGKLLGWTIPLLHEGGRLVTLKGQSAVEEIESAAAEITQFRLRDVHVVQVGSPWVEPATTVVTAHLSAAQ from the coding sequence GTGAAACACCCCGACCTACCAGCCTGGCTGGAGCCGCAAGCAGAACTCTTGCAACGCTATGCAGACATCTTGGCAAGTGACGGGGTTGACCACGGATTGATCGGCCCGCGTGAAGTTCCCCGTCTGTGGTCGCGCCATTTACTGAATTCAGCCGTCGTTGTTGATCCATCTGCGGAACTTGTCCCATTGAACGCGACCGTGGCCGATGTGGGTTCAGGCGCCGGTCTGCCGGGATTGGTGTGGGCCCTTGCTCGACCAGATCTTCACGTCACCCTGATCGAACCCCTGTTGCGGCGAGCGAACTTTTTGACTCAGGCCGTGGAAAACCTAGGGGTCGGCGATCGAGTAACAGTGCTGCGCGGACGCGGGGAAGCCGTCAAGGCCGTTTGGGGAACCTTTGATGTGGTCACTGCCCGTGCTGTCGCACCACTAGGCAAGCTCTTAGGTTGGACCATTCCCTTACTTCATGAGGGTGGCCGTTTGGTTACGTTGAAGGGGCAGTCCGCAGTAGAAGAAATTGAATCCGCCGCGGCTGAGATCACCCAGTTCCGACTACGCGATGTTCACGTTGTGCAGGTTGGTAGCCCTTGGGTTGAGCCAGCGACCACTGTGGTCACGGCGCACCTGAGTGCGGCACAATAA
- the rnpA gene encoding ribonuclease P protein component, whose product MLAAPHRLRRSADFTLTVRQGARAGRSNLVIHCLLRHVDEPVRVGFTVGASVGNSVVRHRISRQLREIIKPLIASVPKGTDIVVRALPGAATCSHAALVADVSGGLATALKKASA is encoded by the coding sequence ATGCTTGCCGCACCTCACCGGTTGCGCCGATCAGCTGATTTCACGCTGACTGTCCGCCAGGGTGCTCGTGCTGGTCGTTCCAACCTCGTTATTCATTGCCTACTTCGTCATGTCGATGAACCCGTTCGCGTGGGTTTCACTGTTGGTGCCTCGGTAGGAAATTCCGTTGTACGCCATCGGATAAGCCGCCAACTGCGCGAAATCATCAAACCTTTAATTGCATCGGTTCCCAAGGGAACCGACATCGTGGTGCGGGCGTTACCTGGAGCTGCGACCTGCAGCCACGCTGCTCTGGTTGCAGACGTGTCCGGGGGACTTGCCACGGCACTAAAGAAAGCCTCAGCATGA